GACATCCACCATCCTGGCCTGTGCCCGGCAGCTCTACCGGGAGCGGGAGTTCGGCTCCATGGTGCTGGAGGTGAGCGGGAACAcggtgggatggggtgggaagggatgggatgggatgcagggATACAGATCCACACCATTCCCTTCCAGCTCAACGCCTCCGATGACCGGGGCATCGACATCGTCCGAGGGCCCATCCTGAGCTTCGCCAGCACCAGGACCATCTTTAAGTACGTGGTGGGTCTGTGCTTCCCAAAGCTCCCCATCTTTTTGGTACCCTCCTGCCTGGCACTTGGATTGGGAAGGGGATTTGGGAGGTCCCGGGGTGGGTGGGAATGTGCCCAGCAAGCAGGGAGGGTGAGGATGCAAGAAGGGCTTCCCAGGAGTCAGGCTGGGAACAAACATCCCAGCTCCCCCTTCTCCAGCACCAACCCCCCCTTTTCCTAGGAAAGGCTTCAAGCTCGTCATCCTGGATGAAGCCGATGCCATGACCCAGGATGCTCAGAACGCCCTGAGGAGAGGTGAGGGGCACTGGGAATCCCACACCGCAGGAATCCCACACTGTGGGCAGCCATCTGCCTCATCCGGCCCGGCACAGGGTGGGAATCAGGACGAGGCAGCAGCCGAGGACCGTCCTCCCCTCCGTCCTTTTTGCAGTGATCGAGAAGTTCACAGAAAACACCCGGTTCTGCCTCATCTGCAACTACCTCTCCAAGATCATTCCCGCCCTGCAATCCCGCTGCACCCGCTTCCGCTTCGGCCCCCTGACCCCGGAGCTGATGGTGCCGCGGCTCCAGCACGTCATCCAGGAGGAGGGGTGAGTGGGGGATCCCCCCATGCCCCCTCTGCCCCCATTCcctgccagggaggagcagcaggctggaTTCCCACGGTTCCACTTCCCCGGGTGTTGTTTTCCAGGGTGGATGTGAGCGAGGACGGGATGAAGGCTCTGGTGACCCTCTCGAGCGGGGACATGCGCAGGGCCCTCAACATCTTGCAGGTGGGAGTGTGGCCATCAGCCCCTGGccagctgagctggaggggCCTCTTCATCCTTCCtgttccctcctcctcctcagagcaccTCCATGGCCTTTGGGAAGGTGACAGAGGAGAACGTTTAcacctgcacaggacatcccctCAAGTCTGACATCGCCAACATCCTCGACTGGATGCTGAACCAGGATTTTTCCACTGCCTACCGCAGTATCCTCTACCCTGGGGGTTATTCCCAGCTGGGATAAATCCTGCTCTTTCCCAGGGATCTCTGTGGCCTCTGGGGTGGGTGCTGCTCACTGGGGAGGCCCCTCGGGGATATTCCTCATAGCAGATCTGGCAGGGAAATGCCTGGAAGTAAGGCCTTGACTCGCTCTCATCTCAGAAATCATGGAGCTGAAGACGCTGAAGGGCCTGGCCCTGCAGGACATCCTCACTGAGATCCATCTCTTCGTGCACAGAGGTGAGGAAAGGGTCCGGCTCCGGATGATCCTGGAGAGGCCAAACTTCCCCCTGCCCCTCACTGAGCGTTTCCTTCTCTCCACAGTCGACTTCCCCCCCTCCATCCGCATCCAGCTGCTGATCAAGCTGGCAGACATCGAGTAAGTGTCACTCCCCCAGTGTGGGGACCCTGGGGTGGCTCCTGGTGgtcactgggcactgctggcacacagCCCGCAGCTTTGAGGGGCACCCACAGTGGTGGAAGCCCCCAAAGCTGCCCTTGGCCCCTCTCTAGGTACCgcctggctgctggcaccagCGAGAAGATCCAGCTGAGCTCCCTCATCGCCGCCTTCCAGGTCACCAGGGACCTGGTGGTGGCCGAAGCCTGATCCTGCCGGGTGGATCTGCTGCTGGATTTGGGAAGGACCATCAGCCCcatgcctggagctgctccctaCAGCTTCCCAGATCCTTTTTGGAAGCCTTGAGTGCACAGTCAGGGTAAAAAGGTTGTTAAAAGGTAGCATTATTCCCAATGGGAAAATACAGGTGCCTCCAAAGCCCAGCAGGTCGCACTGGTCTTTGCTTTTCCCTCCTGAAGGGAGGTGGGGGGTTAGGGGTGCACCAGCTTTCTGTGATCAGCTTCCCAAGGGAAAAACAACATCCTGGTGATGTTTGGAGGAGAATTAAGCCTGCCACAAAGCctgccagcacacagggaaCGTGCTGTTGCTCCAGCCACCAGCTAAACTGGAGGATGGGGACAAACAG
The nucleotide sequence above comes from Vidua macroura isolate BioBank_ID:100142 chromosome 18, ASM2450914v1, whole genome shotgun sequence. Encoded proteins:
- the RFC5 gene encoding replication factor C subunit 5 isoform X1; the encoded protein is MAPAGSANLPWVEKYRPQALSELVSHRDILSTVQRFISEDRLPHLLLYGPPGTGKTSTILACARQLYREREFGSMVLELNASDDRGIDIVRGPILSFASTRTIFKKGFKLVILDEADAMTQDAQNALRRVIEKFTENTRFCLICNYLSKIIPALQSRCTRFRFGPLTPELMVPRLQHVIQEEGVDVSEDGMKALVTLSSGDMRRALNILQSTSMAFGKVTEENVYTCTGHPLKSDIANILDWMLNQDFSTAYRKIMELKTLKGLALQDILTEIHLFVHRGEERVRLRMILERPNFPLPLTERFLLSTVDFPPSIRIQLLIKLADIEYRLAAGTSEKIQLSSLIAAFQVTRDLVVAEA
- the RFC5 gene encoding replication factor C subunit 5 isoform X2 gives rise to the protein MAPAGSANLPWVEKYRPQALSELVSHRDILSTVQRFISEDRLPHLLLYGPPGTGKTSTILACARQLYREREFGSMVLELNASDDRGIDIVRGPILSFASTRTIFKKGFKLVILDEADAMTQDAQNALRRVIEKFTENTRFCLICNYLSKIIPALQSRCTRFRFGPLTPELMVPRLQHVIQEEGVDVSEDGMKALVTLSSGDMRRALNILQSTSMAFGKVTEENVYTCTGHPLKSDIANILDWMLNQDFSTAYRKIMELKTLKGLALQDILTEIHLFVHRVDFPPSIRIQLLIKLADIEYRLAAGTSEKIQLSSLIAAFQVTRDLVVAEA